Proteins encoded by one window of Deltaproteobacteria bacterium:
- the nadD gene encoding nicotinate (nicotinamide) nucleotide adenylyltransferase: protein MRRIGLFGGTFDPVHLAHLRTAEEAREALALDRVDLVLAATPPHKPPGAQAPAADRRRMLELAVAGDPHLGLDFSELDREGPSYSIDTVRHVQAREPDAALTFILGADAFAEIGTWKDVATILTLCDFCVISRPGTRDGELPIAVENAFCYDSKRGVYVHRSGRALRFLPVTALMISASDIRRRRAEERSIRYLVPDAVAEYIAAHGLYSTGRTAAR from the coding sequence ATGCGGCGCATCGGCCTCTTCGGCGGCACCTTCGATCCCGTGCACCTGGCGCACCTCCGGACCGCCGAGGAGGCGCGCGAAGCGCTCGCGCTCGACCGCGTCGACCTGGTGCTCGCCGCGACGCCGCCGCACAAGCCGCCCGGCGCGCAGGCCCCGGCGGCCGACCGGCGGCGGATGCTGGAGCTCGCGGTCGCGGGCGATCCGCATCTCGGGCTCGACTTCTCGGAGCTCGACCGCGAGGGACCGTCGTACTCGATCGACACGGTCCGCCACGTCCAGGCGCGCGAGCCCGACGCGGCGCTCACTTTCATCTTGGGCGCCGACGCGTTCGCGGAGATCGGCACCTGGAAGGACGTTGCGACCATCCTCACCCTCTGTGACTTCTGCGTCATATCGCGTCCGGGAACGCGCGACGGTGAACTTCCGATTGCCGTCGAAAATGCGTTCTGTTATGACTCGAAGCGTGGAGTGTACGTGCATCGCTCCGGTCGAGCGCTTCGTTTCCTCCCGGTGACGGCACTGATGATCTCCGCTTCCGACATTCGTCGACGCCGTGCCGAAGAGCGATCCATTCGGTATCTCGTCCCCGACGCCGTCGCCGAATACATCGCGGCCCACGGGCTCTACTCCACGGGGAGGACCGCCGCCCGTTGA
- a CDS encoding glutamate-5-semialdehyde dehydrogenase, translating into MSLEQDVVALCRAARAAAPAIARATTAEKDAALHAGAAALRARTGELIAANAIDVEAARAAGVAAAFLDRLTLTPARVDAMAVGLEQIAALPDPVGEEIARWSRPNGLDIQQVRVPLGVIGIIYESRPNVTADAAGLCVKSGNAVVLRGGSEAFRTNCLIADVLRDAATTIPRDAIALVRSTDRAAVQILLKQDDLIDVIIPRGGEELIRAITEGSRIPVIQHLKGVCQLYVDAKADLALAEKLVMNAKTQRPGVCNAIENLLVHRDVAARFLPAIAQRLVAAGVELRGCAETVRLVPGTKAATDADWSTEYLDLVLSVKVVDGIDEAMAFIRRHGSGLAEAVVTTDRTAADRFTAEVDSAAVFVNASTRFTDGFEFGFGAEIGISTNRLHARGPMGLRELTTYKYVVRGNGQIRT; encoded by the coding sequence GTGAGCCTCGAACAAGACGTCGTCGCCCTCTGTCGGGCCGCGCGCGCCGCGGCGCCCGCGATCGCGCGCGCTACGACCGCGGAGAAGGACGCCGCGCTCCACGCCGGCGCCGCGGCGCTGCGGGCGCGCACCGGCGAGCTCATCGCCGCCAACGCGATCGACGTCGAGGCGGCGCGCGCCGCCGGCGTCGCCGCCGCCTTCCTCGACCGCCTGACGCTCACACCGGCGCGGGTCGACGCGATGGCGGTCGGGCTCGAGCAGATCGCCGCCCTGCCCGACCCGGTCGGCGAGGAGATCGCGCGCTGGAGCCGGCCGAACGGGCTCGACATCCAGCAGGTCCGTGTGCCCCTCGGCGTGATCGGCATCATCTACGAGTCGCGGCCGAACGTGACCGCCGACGCCGCCGGCCTCTGCGTGAAGTCCGGCAACGCGGTCGTGCTGCGCGGCGGCAGCGAGGCGTTCCGCACGAACTGCCTCATCGCCGACGTGCTGCGCGACGCCGCCACCACCATCCCGCGCGACGCGATCGCGCTCGTGCGCAGCACCGACCGCGCCGCCGTTCAGATCCTCCTCAAGCAGGACGATCTCATCGACGTCATCATCCCGCGCGGCGGCGAGGAGCTGATCCGCGCCATCACCGAGGGCTCGCGCATCCCGGTGATCCAGCATCTGAAGGGCGTCTGCCAGCTCTACGTCGACGCCAAGGCCGATCTGGCGCTCGCCGAGAAGCTCGTCATGAATGCCAAGACGCAGCGACCCGGCGTCTGCAACGCGATCGAGAACCTGCTGGTGCACCGCGACGTCGCCGCGCGGTTCCTGCCTGCGATCGCGCAGCGACTCGTCGCCGCGGGCGTCGAGCTGCGCGGTTGCGCGGAAACGGTCCGGCTCGTACCCGGCACGAAGGCCGCGACCGACGCCGACTGGAGCACCGAATACCTCGACCTCGTGCTGTCGGTGAAGGTCGTCGATGGGATCGACGAGGCGATGGCATTCATCCGCCGCCACGGATCGGGGCTCGCGGAGGCGGTCGTCACGACCGACCGGACCGCCGCCGATCGCTTCACCGCCGAGGTCGACTCCGCAGCCGTGTTCGTGAACGCGTCGACCCGCTTCACCGACGGCTTCGAGTTCGGGTTCGGCGCGGAGATCGGCATCAGCACGAACCGCCTGCACGCGCGCGGACCGATGGGGCTCCGCGAGCTCACCACGTACAAGTACGTCGTGCGCGGCAACGGTCAGATCCGCACCTGA
- a CDS encoding LuxR family transcriptional regulator gives MSYASESEALAAVTPPSGVRERRSTAALAVLFGAVALLAAVDLAGDAGSAVSLAHLVVEGGVVVVGLVGSVWMVARVRALASEHRALTAHADRLARRLVDSEQEAARWRQEAGDLIAGLADAIDRQLDRWGLSPAEKEVALLLLKGLSHKEIGTIRNVSEATVRQQARALYAKAGLEGRADLAAFFLEDLLVPRLGSNRSSGAK, from the coding sequence ATGTCGTATGCAAGCGAATCCGAGGCGTTGGCGGCCGTGACTCCGCCGTCCGGCGTACGCGAGCGGCGCTCCACGGCGGCGCTCGCGGTGCTGTTCGGGGCCGTCGCGCTGCTCGCCGCGGTCGATCTCGCCGGCGACGCCGGTTCGGCGGTGAGCCTCGCCCACCTCGTGGTCGAGGGGGGTGTCGTCGTCGTCGGCCTCGTCGGCAGCGTCTGGATGGTGGCGCGCGTCCGGGCGCTCGCCTCGGAGCACCGTGCGCTCACCGCCCACGCCGATCGCCTGGCCCGCCGCCTCGTCGATTCCGAGCAGGAAGCGGCGCGCTGGCGCCAGGAGGCCGGTGATCTGATCGCCGGCCTCGCCGATGCCATCGACCGCCAGCTCGACCGCTGGGGCCTCTCACCCGCGGAGAAAGAGGTGGCGCTCCTCCTTCTCAAAGGCCTCAGCCACAAGGAGATCGGCACCATCCGCAACGTCAGCGAAGCCACCGTTCGCCAGCAAGCGCGCGCTCTCTACGCCAAAGCGGGATTGGAGGGCCGCGCCGACCTCGCCGCCTTCTTCCTCGAAGACTTGCTGGTGCCGCGGTTGGGCTCGAACCGCAGCTCGGGCGCGAAGTAG
- the rsfS gene encoding ribosome silencing factor, with translation MTASDGLTKALQCAAAALDKKAIDLVVLDVRGLTSIADYLLICTGRSDRQVQAIGQAVDEELRTRGHRPIAVEGMTRGQWVLMDFNDVIVHVFQKPIREFYDLERLWEHAAEVPLPEPLRSQALGFDSETAAV, from the coding sequence TTGACGGCTTCCGACGGTCTCACGAAGGCGCTCCAGTGCGCGGCGGCCGCGCTGGACAAGAAAGCGATCGATCTCGTCGTCCTCGACGTCCGCGGCCTCACCTCGATCGCGGATTACCTCCTGATCTGCACCGGACGCTCCGACCGGCAGGTGCAGGCGATCGGGCAGGCGGTCGACGAGGAGCTCCGCACGCGCGGCCATCGACCGATCGCCGTCGAGGGCATGACGCGCGGACAATGGGTGCTGATGGACTTCAACGACGTCATCGTCCACGTGTTCCAGAAGCCGATCCGCGAGTTCTACGACCTCGAGCGCCTCTGGGAGCACGCGGCCGAGGTGCCGCTGCCCGAGCCGCTCCGCAGTCAGGCGCTGGGATTCGACAGCGAGACCGCCGCGGTCTGA
- a CDS encoding ArsA family ATPase — protein MLGALAGRRVIFVVGKGGVGKSTVATALAVAFAEEGKRVLLTQLESSRRLAEFLDLPTNDAGMVEALPNLCVLTVDGESALSEYLGLVLPVRRVQKMVVESKLYHHFVAAAPGLKELMTVGKIWYEEQLVVQGRRKWDVIVVDAPATGHVLQCLRMPSAAAEAFGPGLVRREAQKVMELLADPERTAVCPVTTAEEMPVTETTEMYHQLRDRLRMPLGVLFVNRVHTAPLAPDAVPAAPDGASPLVADVLRCAREEAGWAAINRRYLDRLHEAVPMPTVLLPFLFAEEFGLAEVRALMANARRQLAPEPGREFA, from the coding sequence ATGCTCGGAGCGCTCGCGGGTCGTCGCGTGATCTTCGTGGTCGGGAAGGGCGGCGTCGGGAAGAGCACGGTCGCGACGGCGCTCGCGGTCGCGTTCGCGGAGGAGGGGAAGCGCGTACTCCTCACGCAACTGGAGTCGAGCCGGCGCCTCGCCGAGTTCCTCGACCTCCCGACCAACGACGCCGGCATGGTGGAGGCGCTGCCGAACCTCTGCGTGCTCACCGTCGACGGCGAGTCCGCGCTCAGCGAGTATCTCGGGCTCGTGCTCCCCGTCCGCCGCGTGCAGAAGATGGTCGTCGAGAGCAAGCTCTACCACCACTTCGTCGCCGCGGCGCCGGGGCTCAAGGAGCTCATGACGGTCGGCAAGATCTGGTACGAGGAGCAGCTCGTCGTACAGGGCCGCCGGAAGTGGGACGTGATCGTCGTCGACGCGCCGGCGACGGGCCACGTGCTGCAGTGCCTCCGCATGCCGAGCGCGGCGGCCGAGGCCTTCGGGCCCGGGCTCGTTCGCCGCGAGGCGCAGAAGGTGATGGAGCTCCTCGCTGACCCCGAGCGCACCGCGGTCTGTCCGGTCACCACCGCCGAGGAGATGCCCGTCACCGAGACGACCGAGATGTACCACCAGCTGCGCGACCGCCTGCGCATGCCCCTCGGCGTGCTCTTCGTGAACCGCGTGCACACGGCGCCGCTGGCCCCCGACGCCGTGCCGGCCGCGCCGGACGGAGCGTCGCCGCTCGTCGCCGACGTGCTGCGCTGCGCGCGCGAGGAGGCCGGCTGGGCGGCGATCAACCGCCGCTACCTCGACCGCCTGCACGAGGCGGTGCCCATGCCGACGGTGCTCCTGCCGTTCCTCTTCGCGGAGGAGTTCGGCCTCGCCGAGGTGCGCGCCCTCATGGCGAACGCGCGCCGGCAGCTCGCTCCCGAGCCGGGCCGGGAGTTCGCCTGA
- a CDS encoding alpha/beta hydrolase produces the protein MASPELRTVLDLLSANPLLGERPAEEMRAGLEAMAGGFPLEPDVRVEPMRVGAMAAEWITAPGASGDHTILYLHGGGYVVGSLNTHRELASRLGRAANARVLTIDYRLAPEHPHPAAVDDAVAAYRWLLAQGLAPERVAIAGDSAGGGLTIATLLALRDRGGALPSGGVCFSPWVDLEGTGESMDTIRNDPMLNRALILHFARFYLGGGAIDAQTPLAAPLHADLRGLPPLLIQASRHEVLRDDAVRIADKARAAGVACELELTDEVPHVWQIFASILPEGREAIARAGAFLRRRLGAA, from the coding sequence ATGGCGAGCCCCGAGTTGCGGACGGTCCTGGATCTCTTGTCGGCGAACCCCCTGCTCGGCGAGCGTCCGGCCGAGGAAATGCGCGCCGGACTCGAAGCGATGGCGGGCGGCTTTCCGCTCGAGCCCGACGTGCGGGTCGAGCCGATGCGGGTCGGCGCCATGGCGGCGGAGTGGATCACGGCGCCTGGCGCGTCCGGCGATCACACGATCCTCTACCTCCACGGCGGCGGCTACGTCGTCGGCTCGCTGAACACGCACCGCGAGCTCGCCTCGCGCCTCGGCCGCGCCGCGAACGCGCGCGTGCTCACGATCGACTACCGCCTCGCCCCCGAGCACCCGCACCCCGCCGCCGTCGACGATGCGGTGGCAGCCTACCGCTGGCTTCTCGCGCAGGGCCTCGCGCCGGAACGCGTCGCGATCGCGGGCGACTCGGCCGGCGGCGGCCTCACGATCGCGACGTTGCTCGCGCTCCGCGATCGCGGCGGCGCGCTTCCGAGCGGCGGCGTCTGCTTCTCGCCGTGGGTCGACCTCGAGGGAACCGGCGAGTCGATGGACACGATCCGGAACGACCCGATGTTGAACCGCGCGCTCATCCTGCACTTCGCGCGCTTCTACCTCGGGGGCGGCGCGATCGACGCGCAAACGCCGCTCGCGGCGCCGCTGCACGCCGACCTTCGCGGCCTGCCGCCGCTCCTCATCCAGGCGAGCCGGCACGAGGTGCTGCGCGACGACGCCGTCCGCATCGCCGACAAGGCGCGCGCCGCCGGGGTCGCCTGCGAGCTCGAGCTCACCGACGAGGTGCCGCACGTATGGCAGATCTTCGCGAGCATCCTGCCCGAGGGACGCGAGGCGATCGCGCGCGCCGGCGCCTTTCTGCGCCGCCGCCTCGGCGCGGCATAG
- the obgE gene encoding GTPase ObgE, producing MKFVDEVTVSVKAGDGGRGCMAFLREKYRPYGGPIGGDGGRGGDVVFVADEGLNTLLDFRFQRRLEAGRGEHGRGKGQHGATGETRRVRVPVGTRILDAATGELLFDLDTPGREVVVAAGGLGGRGNMRFVSATNRAPRRTEPGLPGEALEVRLELRLLADVGLVGFPNAGKSTFIAAVSAARPRIADYPFTTLVPNLGVAQVGESAVVLADVPGLIEGAHLGQGLGIRFLRHLARTAVLVHLVDLSDERDPLAAYDTINRELAAYDEALSAKPQLVVATKLDVTEARVRLAAATAAFAARGVTLHAVSAATGEGMSALMRIVAGLVEKIRAEAKAATHVDPTSADAPVELPAP from the coding sequence ATGAAATTCGTCGACGAAGTGACGGTCTCCGTGAAGGCCGGCGACGGAGGGCGCGGGTGCATGGCGTTCCTGCGCGAGAAGTATCGACCCTACGGAGGGCCGATCGGGGGAGACGGAGGCCGCGGAGGAGACGTGGTGTTCGTCGCCGACGAGGGGTTGAACACCTTGCTGGATTTCCGCTTCCAGCGGCGCCTCGAGGCGGGGCGCGGAGAGCACGGCCGCGGGAAAGGGCAGCACGGCGCCACGGGGGAGACCAGACGGGTGCGGGTGCCGGTCGGAACGCGGATCCTCGACGCGGCGACCGGCGAGCTGCTCTTCGACCTCGATACGCCGGGCCGCGAAGTGGTCGTGGCGGCCGGCGGGCTCGGCGGGCGCGGCAACATGCGCTTCGTGAGCGCGACCAATCGCGCGCCCCGGCGCACCGAGCCCGGCCTTCCCGGCGAGGCGCTCGAGGTACGGCTCGAGCTCCGGCTCCTCGCCGACGTCGGTCTCGTCGGCTTCCCGAACGCCGGGAAGTCGACGTTCATCGCGGCGGTGTCGGCGGCGCGCCCGCGCATCGCCGACTATCCCTTCACGACGCTCGTGCCGAACCTCGGCGTGGCGCAGGTCGGTGAGAGCGCGGTCGTCCTCGCGGACGTGCCGGGGCTCATCGAGGGCGCCCACCTCGGCCAGGGGCTCGGCATCCGCTTCCTCCGTCACCTCGCGCGCACCGCGGTCCTGGTGCATCTCGTCGATCTCTCCGACGAGCGCGACCCGCTCGCGGCCTACGACACGATCAACCGCGAGCTCGCCGCCTACGACGAGGCCCTGAGCGCGAAACCTCAGCTCGTCGTCGCGACGAAGCTCGACGTGACCGAGGCGCGCGTGCGCCTCGCCGCCGCGACGGCGGCATTCGCCGCGCGCGGCGTCACGCTGCACGCGGTCTCGGCGGCAACCGGCGAGGGCATGTCGGCCTTGATGCGCATCGTCGCGGGCCTCGTCGAGAAGATCCGCGCCGAGGCGAAGGCCGCCACGCACGTCGATCCGACCTCTGCCGACGCGCCCGTCGAGCTGCCGGCGCCGTGA
- the proB gene encoding glutamate 5-kinase, whose protein sequence is MGQHRGAAARRVIVKIGSAVLAGSDGGLDRARIDALVDEIAAQHAAGREMVVVTSGAVAAGLIRLGLAQRPKLIPQKQAAAAVGQIGVMGAYEASFARHGLKVAQVLLTSDDMSSRRRHLNAEHAFKALLEWRVIPIVNENDTVVVDEIKLGDNDNLSALTALLLEADLLVILSDVGGLYDADPRVNPQARLVAIVDAVTPAVEAMAGGGGPLGTGGMATKLAAARKATASGIATIIADGRRPGVLGAVLAGAPDVGTFFRPVGDRLASRKRWIAYTLKPGGSIVVDDGARRAIVEQGRSLLASGLRAVDGDFGVGACVLCKDLAGREFARGLVSYSAAELEKIKGRHSREIEGILGYKMGDEVIHRDDLVRLTKGDPS, encoded by the coding sequence ATCGGCCAACACCGCGGCGCCGCCGCCCGCCGCGTCATCGTGAAGATCGGCAGCGCCGTGCTCGCGGGCAGCGACGGCGGCCTCGACCGCGCGCGTATCGACGCGCTCGTGGACGAGATCGCGGCGCAGCACGCGGCCGGACGCGAGATGGTGGTGGTGACCTCCGGGGCCGTCGCCGCCGGTCTCATCCGCCTCGGCCTCGCGCAGCGGCCGAAGCTCATCCCGCAGAAGCAGGCGGCGGCCGCGGTCGGTCAGATCGGCGTGATGGGCGCCTACGAGGCGTCCTTCGCGCGCCACGGCCTCAAGGTCGCCCAGGTGCTGCTGACGAGCGACGACATGTCGAGCCGGCGCCGGCACCTGAACGCCGAGCACGCCTTCAAGGCGCTCCTCGAATGGCGCGTGATCCCGATCGTGAACGAGAACGACACCGTGGTCGTCGACGAGATCAAGCTCGGCGACAACGACAACCTGTCGGCGCTGACGGCGCTCCTCCTCGAAGCCGACCTGCTCGTCATCCTGAGCGACGTCGGCGGCCTCTACGACGCCGATCCCCGCGTCAATCCGCAGGCCAGGCTCGTCGCCATCGTCGACGCGGTCACGCCGGCTGTCGAGGCGATGGCGGGCGGCGGCGGACCGCTCGGCACGGGCGGCATGGCGACCAAGCTCGCCGCGGCGCGGAAGGCAACCGCCTCCGGCATCGCGACGATCATCGCCGACGGCCGGCGCCCAGGCGTGCTCGGTGCGGTGCTCGCCGGCGCCCCGGACGTCGGCACGTTCTTCCGCCCCGTCGGCGACCGCCTCGCGAGCCGCAAGCGCTGGATCGCCTACACGCTGAAGCCGGGCGGCAGCATCGTCGTCGACGATGGCGCGCGGCGCGCGATCGTCGAGCAGGGCCGAAGCCTCCTCGCCTCGGGCCTGCGGGCGGTCGACGGAGACTTCGGCGTCGGCGCGTGCGTGCTGTGCAAGGACCTCGCGGGTCGCGAGTTCGCCCGCGGGCTCGTGAGCTACAGCGCCGCCGAGCTCGAGAAGATCAAAGGACGCCACTCGCGCGAGATCGAAGGCATCCTCGGCTACAAGATGGGCGACGAGGTGATCCACCGGGACGACCTCGTACGCCTCACCAAAGGAGATCCCTCGTGA
- a CDS encoding DUF1049 domain-containing protein, with translation MLRLTILLATIAAALIGVGWLLHLNPESVTVRFSATREWTGPLPLVLLSAFLAGAAVTFVGSLVRASRTAVSGWRAERLARRQRRQQVRKEQGLSFAWLGETEKARTSLAKALRDGPDDLAAFLMFARTYLDEGDFRGARTVLEEGLDRRGPDPKLLLFLAEAQRGGGDDAAAIEALERARRADPASPRVLTALRDAYTALGRWRDAGRVQEALLLVARDAATRVESERALVGMRYQSALEISEPAARIAELRAVLRAHPDFEPAAVSLGDALLAADQPRQAERVWRRAVLRGGRGGALERLERLLAGGPRAHRLDVFTRRLLRRRPDDGTARLFRARQLIRTGQLDEAGAELTRIGPPWNGLAGYHGLLAELHVRRGAQEDAVRAFRHALAASASGVFRCQVCGAEAEEWRGYCEGCRSWDSYRSSYEAAGATLRTPSGATLPAGR, from the coding sequence GTGCTCCGACTCACCATCCTCCTCGCGACGATCGCCGCCGCCCTGATCGGGGTCGGTTGGCTGCTGCACCTGAATCCGGAGTCCGTAACCGTCCGCTTCAGCGCGACCCGGGAATGGACGGGACCTTTGCCGCTCGTGCTGCTCTCGGCGTTCCTCGCGGGCGCAGCGGTGACGTTCGTCGGGTCGCTCGTGCGCGCGAGCCGGACGGCCGTGAGCGGCTGGCGCGCCGAGCGCCTCGCGCGCCGGCAGCGCCGCCAGCAGGTGCGCAAGGAGCAGGGCCTCTCCTTCGCGTGGCTTGGCGAGACCGAGAAGGCGCGGACGTCGCTCGCGAAAGCGCTCCGCGACGGCCCCGACGACCTCGCGGCGTTCCTGATGTTCGCGCGCACGTACCTCGACGAAGGCGACTTCCGCGGCGCGCGCACGGTGCTCGAGGAAGGGCTCGATCGGCGCGGCCCCGATCCGAAGCTCCTTCTCTTCCTCGCCGAGGCGCAGCGCGGCGGCGGCGACGACGCGGCGGCGATCGAGGCCCTCGAGCGCGCGCGCCGCGCCGATCCCGCGAGCCCGCGCGTCCTGACCGCACTGCGCGACGCCTACACCGCGCTCGGCCGCTGGCGCGACGCCGGTCGGGTCCAGGAAGCGCTGCTGCTCGTCGCGCGCGACGCGGCGACGCGCGTCGAGAGCGAGCGCGCGCTCGTCGGCATGCGGTACCAGAGCGCGCTCGAAATCTCCGAGCCCGCGGCGCGCATCGCGGAGCTGCGCGCCGTCCTGCGCGCGCACCCCGACTTCGAGCCCGCTGCCGTGAGCCTCGGCGACGCCCTCCTCGCGGCCGACCAGCCGCGCCAGGCCGAGCGCGTCTGGCGGCGCGCGGTGCTCCGCGGCGGGCGCGGCGGCGCCCTCGAGCGGCTCGAGCGCCTGCTCGCCGGTGGACCGCGCGCGCACCGCCTCGACGTCTTCACACGCCGGCTCCTCCGCCGCCGCCCCGACGACGGCACCGCGCGCCTCTTTCGGGCGCGTCAGCTCATCCGCACCGGGCAGCTCGACGAGGCGGGTGCGGAGCTCACGCGCATCGGTCCGCCCTGGAACGGGCTCGCCGGGTATCACGGGCTCCTCGCCGAGCTGCACGTACGGCGCGGCGCGCAGGAAGACGCCGTGCGCGCGTTCCGCCACGCGCTCGCGGCCTCGGCGAGCGGCGTGTTCCGCTGCCAGGTCTGCGGCGCCGAGGCCGAGGAGTGGCGCGGCTACTGCGAGGGGTGTCGCAGCTGGGACAGCTACCGCTCGAGCTACGAGGCCGCGGGCGCCACGCTACGGACGCCGAGCGGCGCGACGCTCCCGGCCGGACGCTGA
- a CDS encoding histidinol phosphate phosphatase: protein MSLPYADELAAARRAADEAGRFALGHFKTRLAVEAKADGSPVTLADRGAEERLRAVLGGAFPADGFLGEELGEASGTSGRRWIIDPIDGTQSFIRGVPLWGVLVALEDRGECVLGVVALPALGETLWAVRGQGAFANGAPARVAATALAGATICTSDASPRHFGDKYAGFELLLRATARHRGWGDCYGYALVATGRAEVMLDPLMNAWDAAAVKPIVEEAGGCFCAWDGTPTIYGGSALAMPAALRDQVLATLR from the coding sequence ATGTCCCTACCGTACGCCGACGAGCTCGCGGCCGCGCGGCGCGCCGCCGACGAGGCCGGGCGCTTCGCGCTCGGTCACTTCAAGACGCGGCTCGCCGTCGAGGCGAAGGCCGACGGCAGCCCGGTGACGCTCGCCGACCGCGGCGCCGAGGAGCGCCTCCGGGCCGTCCTCGGCGGCGCGTTTCCCGCGGACGGCTTCCTCGGCGAGGAGCTCGGCGAAGCGAGCGGCACGAGCGGCAGGCGCTGGATCATCGACCCGATCGACGGCACGCAGTCGTTCATCCGCGGCGTGCCGCTCTGGGGTGTGCTGGTTGCCCTCGAGGACCGCGGCGAGTGCGTGCTCGGCGTCGTCGCGCTGCCGGCGCTCGGCGAGACGCTCTGGGCGGTGCGCGGGCAGGGCGCCTTCGCGAACGGCGCGCCGGCGCGCGTTGCCGCGACCGCGCTTGCCGGCGCGACGATCTGCACGAGCGACGCGAGCCCGCGCCACTTCGGCGACAAGTACGCAGGCTTCGAGCTTCTGCTGCGCGCGACGGCCCGCCACCGCGGCTGGGGCGACTGCTACGGCTACGCGCTCGTCGCGACCGGCCGCGCCGAGGTGATGCTCGATCCGCTGATGAACGCGTGGGACGCGGCGGCGGTGAAGCCGATCGTCGAGGAGGCCGGCGGCTGCTTCTGCGCCTGGGACGGGACGCCGACGATCTACGGCGGCTCGGCGCTCGCGATGCCGGCGGCGCTCCGCGATCAGGTGCTGGCGACGCTCCGGTAG
- a CDS encoding ArsA family ATPase, whose translation MLAGLVRDHRVVVCVGSGGVGKTTTAATIALWGALTGRRAVVLTIDPARRLASSLGIADLGDEPRQVDPALLATRGRPVRGSLAAMMLDQKNAWDRLVARHAPSDEVRERILQNRFYLNLSQNFAGSHEYMAIEQLCLLCESDAYDLVVLDTPPTKRALDFFEAPERIRDFLDRKVVRWFLMPYLSQGWAAAKAMNRTVGFLFRKLEEATGVSALAEVSDFFSAMSGMFDAFTARTDVIHDILRAPTTAFVLVTGPEEQVLTEAEFFSERMRSMRMPLGGVVFNRVHEELSADPDTFPGGTVTRLDEDLVRTALVDAGVAGAHVGWLASNFVDYQLLARGEAIRMEQFRAGLSRRVPFVTVPNFDTDVHDLASLTRMHAYLFGSADGVPPRATRRRRRTRD comes from the coding sequence ATGCTCGCCGGCCTCGTGCGCGACCACCGCGTCGTCGTCTGCGTCGGCAGCGGCGGCGTCGGCAAGACGACGACCGCGGCGACGATCGCGCTCTGGGGTGCGCTCACCGGGCGGCGGGCCGTCGTGCTCACGATCGACCCGGCGCGCCGCCTCGCGAGCTCGCTCGGCATCGCGGATCTCGGCGACGAGCCGCGGCAGGTGGATCCCGCGCTGCTCGCGACGAGGGGACGGCCGGTGCGCGGCTCGCTCGCCGCGATGATGCTCGACCAGAAGAACGCGTGGGACCGGCTCGTCGCGCGTCACGCGCCGTCGGACGAGGTGCGCGAGCGGATTCTCCAGAACCGCTTCTATCTCAACCTGTCGCAGAACTTCGCCGGCTCGCACGAGTACATGGCGATCGAGCAGCTCTGCCTGCTCTGCGAAAGCGACGCCTACGACCTCGTCGTCCTCGACACGCCGCCGACCAAGCGCGCGCTCGACTTCTTCGAAGCCCCCGAGCGCATCCGCGACTTCCTCGATCGCAAGGTCGTGCGCTGGTTCCTGATGCCGTACCTCTCCCAGGGCTGGGCTGCGGCGAAGGCGATGAACCGGACCGTCGGATTCCTCTTCCGGAAGCTCGAGGAGGCGACCGGCGTGAGCGCGCTCGCGGAGGTGAGCGACTTCTTCTCCGCCATGAGCGGTATGTTCGACGCGTTCACTGCCCGCACCGACGTCATCCACGACATCCTGCGCGCGCCGACGACCGCGTTCGTGCTGGTCACTGGCCCCGAGGAGCAGGTGCTGACGGAGGCGGAGTTCTTCTCGGAGCGGATGCGGTCGATGCGGATGCCGCTCGGTGGGGTGGTCTTCAACCGCGTGCACGAGGAGCTCTCCGCCGATCCGGATACGTTTCCCGGCGGCACGGTGACGCGGCTCGACGAGGATCTCGTGCGCACGGCGCTCGTCGACGCCGGTGTCGCCGGCGCGCACGTCGGGTGGCTCGCGTCGAACTTCGTCGACTACCAGCTGCTCGCGCGCGGCGAGGCGATCCGCATGGAGCAGTTCCGGGCGGGACTCTCGCGGCGCGTGCCGTTCGTGACGGTGCCGAACTTCGACACCGACGTCCACGACCTCGCGAGTCTGACGCGCATGCACGCGTACCTGTTCGGATCCGCGGATGGCGTCCCGCCCCGTGCCACGCGGCGGCGCCGCCGCACCCGCGACTGA